Genomic DNA from Caldicellulosiruptor hydrothermalis 108:
AACCTTGCTATTTACTACGTCATTTAAATCAATGCATTTTTCATGGCAGACTTTAATTATACTGCCCAGTAGCGCCAAAACGGCCGACTTTATAAACCATTTGTTGAATGTATTAATGGCATACAATGAATTTATAAAGTTTTCAACTTTATCTTTAATAGTATCTTTCTGGCATAGCAAGAGGCTATTTATTATTGCTTTTTCCTCATCGATTGGGTAAAGCAGGGTATTTTTGTTAAGGCAAATATCATCATAGTATAATATGTCAATATCATCTGCAAAGAATTTGAGCTCTAAGGCATTTAATGCTTGTTCATAAGAGGAGTTAATTTTTTCAATTTTATCAATCCACCTGCTAACTCCAAAGTAAAGTTTCAGTCCAAGTTTTTCATCAACAATTTTTTTGACTTTTGTAAGAATATCATCCATCATTTCTCTATCAAATTCAAAATCAGAATTGATTAATATAACTATTTCATTTCTGCCTCTGAAAACTTCTGCTCTAAAGTCTTCTAATTCTTCTTGAATTAAATTCACGCACGCAAGAGTGTACGCTTCTTGTTTTACAGGAGAAGAAGGGTAAGTATCAGATGCATTTTCAATATCAAATTTGGCAAGAACTACGCAATATTTTCCAGATGAAAGCTTTATATTGTACCTTTCAAATAGTTTTTCTATTTCTTCTTTACTGCGGATGCCAAATATAACCTCATTTAAGATTCTCTCTTTTAAAATTGGCAAAGTTTCATTGTAATATTCTATGAATCTGTTTATCAGGGCTTCTTTTTCCCTTTCTTTTTCAAGAACGTTTTTGGCCTTCAGCACTGCATCTAAGACTTCTTTCGGTCTGCAGGGCTTTAGCAAATAATTCAGGCTCCTTAGCTCAAGTGCTTTTTGGGCAAAGTAAAAGTCATCATACCCGCTTAAGATTATACTTTCAAATATATACCCTTCTTTTTTGGCATTTTCAATTACTTGAAGTCCATCTAACTTAGGCATTTTGATATCTATCAAAACAATGTCAGGGCAAAGCATTCTAATTTTCTCAAGTGCCTCTTCACCGTTTGTTGCACATCCAACAATCTTAATTCCATTGTTTTCCCAATCAACAAGAGTTGAAATACCTTCAATTACCTCTGGCTCATCATCAGCAATAAGTAACTTTGTCACCCTTTTCATCTCCTTTTTTTACAAAATATTCTTACAATCAACTTTCTACTGAAATATAATCTATAGGAAGTATCAATTTTACTTCTGTACCTTGTCCTGGCTGGCTTTGTATATTCAATTTGAAGTGTGTTTCATAGTAAAGTTTTAATCTTTCGTTGACATTTTTGATAGCATATCCAAAAGTAGCTTCCTTTCCTGATTCTAAAAGGTCTTTGATTCTATCGAGCTGCATTTTCGACATTCCAATTCCATTGTCTTTGATGGTAAAGCATAAATTTTCGCCTTCTTTTTCACCTGTTATTTGAATAAAAGTTGGGGTTGTTGAATTTTCCATACCGTGAACGATGGCATTTTCAACAAACGGCTGTAGAATCAGTTTTGGTATATAATGGTCTAATATCTCAGGGTCAATTTCAATTGAATACTGAAGTTTATTTTTATATCTTTTGCTCTGCAAGAAAAGATAATGTTCAATTAGTTCTTTCTCACCCTTTACCTGAATGAACTCACTTCCCCTGTTTAAGGTAAGTCTAAAAAGCCTTGAAAGAGAATATATCATTTCGCTTATTTCGCTATCATGGGATTTTTCGGCCTTCCAGAATATAGTATCCAAAGTATTATAAAGAAAATGAGGATTTATCTGAGCTTCAAGTGCTTTCAGCTCTGCTTCTTTTTTGTGAATTTCCAATTTTAGCACTTTGTTTATCAGCTGATTTATTTTTTCCACCATGTTGTTGTATTCACAAACAAGTATTGCAATTTCATCACTTGCATGCGGGTCAATATTTACCTGCTCTCGAAAGTTGCCCTGTCGCACCTTTTTCATAGAACTTACCAGCTTTTGGAGAGGTGCTGTGAGCATGGAGGAGAAATACATGGAGATTATAAAAGCAAAGATCAAACAGAGTATAAGTACCCTAATATATAGAAGGACAAACGAATTTCTAATAGCATTTATGGCATTTTCTAACGAAACAATGCTCACAAGCCGCCAGTTTGAGGTCGGGATGTAACTTGATGTTATTAAAAGTTTTGATGAATTGGCAGTAATTATTTCATTTTCTCTACTTAGGATGTTTTCATTCAAAAGCTTCTGGGCAAATGTAGCTGTAAACTGTGGTGTTGTGCTCTCAAGAGAAATAATTCTGTTGTTGCTGTCAGCTATAAAAAAGCATGCTTCTTTTTCCTTTAAATCTTCCATATAGATTTTTTCAATGGTTGGTATGTTTATACATATTATAAGCACTCCTGCAGGCTCGTATGTATTGAAGTCTAAAAGAAGCCTTGCCATGGCAATCTTAGGGTAATTGTTTTTTGCAATTAGAGTGAAAGGCAAGCTGTTTAGACTCAGCCATATAGGTGCACCTTTGTTTTTTATAATCTGTTTAAAAAAATCTGTAGATTTTAGTTCATAAAAATCAGCAACTCCAGTGCTATTGTCATTTGAAAAGTAATATTTATCACCTTGAAAAGAGTAGAGCATAATAAAACTTATATAATCTTTGGAAGCAAGAAGGCTTGCCAGTGGTTCTAAGGAATATTTGGTAAAATCAGGGCGCGGGCTGATAAAGTTTTGCACTCTTTGATCTAAAAACAAAAATGATGAAAGTTCATTTACATCTCTTTGAAGAAAATCTATGCTGGCAGCAATTCTTTTTGTGTCTCTTAAAAGTAGATTTCCGACCTCTTCTTTTAGCTGGTTTGTTGAAATGGTATATGAAAATAAAGCCAGCACCAAGGAGGTTACCACTATTATACTGTAGAAGAGAATGAGTATCTTGTATTTTATGCTCAGACGTAAAAAATAATTTTTGAGCTTTAAAAGCATTTTACCAAAACACCTTCTTTTGAAGCTCACTTTTATTCTACAGGTCAAAGTATATTATACAACTTCATATATAAAATTCACAAGATATTCTTTTTTAGAAATACATCTTGCCATCAATCATCATAATTTTAATAACAATTAATAACTTGCATGCTCAAAATATCCATAAAAAATGCAAACCAAATTTAAAAATTGTCACCTTAAAATTGTGAAAGTATGCTGATATAATTTAACCAAGACAGAATCAATTCTACCTTTGATTTTGGGGCGCCCCAAGAAAGCTTTTGAAAAACTTAAAAAACAAAAAAGGGAGGAAAAAAAGGATGTCAAAGAAAGCTTTAAAAGTGGTTGTTTCAGTCATGCTTATCGCAGCACTGATTGTAAGCGTATTTGGACTTGTCCAAGGGAATCTGACAGCCTCAGCATCAACCCAGAAAACAGTAAAAATCAAGTTCCTATCAAATCTGCCAGATAGAACCTCTAACCAGGGCAAACTTGAACAGATGCTGATTGACAGCTACATGAAAGCAAATCCAAATGTCAAGATTGAAGTAGAAGCACTTCAGGATGAGCCTTACAAACAAAAATTCAAAGTATATGTTGCAACAAATCAAATGCCAGACATCTTCATGGTATGGGGTCAGCCATCGTTCTTCTTACCGGTCATGAAAGCAGGTTATGCAGCAGAGATAAAGCTTGACCAAATAAAAGGTTATGGGTTTAAGACATCCTCTCTTAAGGACTTTATGTACAATGGAAAACTCTATGGTCTTCCAAGAAACACAGACTTCATGGTACTTTACTACAACAAGGGCTTGTTTAACAAGTACAAAGTAAAAGTTCCAACAACATTTAATGAGCTTTTGAATGCAGCAAAAGTATTCAGGAAAAATGGCATTGCTCCAATTGCAATAAACGGGAAAGATAAGTGGATACTGGCAATTCTGTATCAGGAGCTTGTTGTGAAAGAAAGTGGAGATCAGAAGCTCATCTATGATGCAATCTCCAAAAAATCGGTTAGCAAGAACCAGATTCTTTTGAAAGCAGCAAAAGACCTTGTAAATCTTGTAAATGTAGGCGGATTCCAGGACGCATTTGTTGCGGCAGACTACGGTGCAGCAAACAATCTGTTTGCTCAGGAAAAAGCAGCAATGTATTATATGGGTTCATGGGAAGTAGGAATGGCAGCAAATCCAAACTTCTCTGAGTCGTTCAAGAAAAATGTGGACGCAACATACTTCCCAATAATTTCTGGTGGCAAGGGCAAAAAGACAGACATTTTAGCATGGCATGGCGGTGGCTATGCAGTTTCTGCAAGCTCAAAGGTTAAGAATGAAGCAATGAAACTTCTTCTTTACATGATGCATCCAACAAGATGGGCAAAGATTGGTTGGCAGCAGGGACTTGTTGTTCCAGGACAGAACTGGGAGAAGTTTATGACAGGAAAAGAAACAGTTCTTCAGAAAAAGCTAACACAAATATTTAGCAGTGCAACATCTGTCAGCGGTACAGTATGGCAGGATGCATTTACTCCAAACTTCAAGACAGAGGCAGAAACACTTTGCCAGATGCTTGTTGCAAAAGCCATTACACCCGAAAAGTTCTTAGCAAAGATAGAAGAGCTTGCAAAGTTAGAGGTTAAGTAGTTTAAAAATTAAATCACCTGCTCCCAGGATATCAAAAAGAATGTCTTGGGAGCAGGAATTTTATTCACAAGGAGTGACAGTATGCACAAAGTTTTGTCAGACAAAAGGACCATTTTGTTGCTGGTTTTGCCGGGACTATTGATATATACATTTGCAATTCTGTTTCCAATTATACTCAGTGTATATCTTGGAATGACAGACTGGTCAGGAATTGGTCGGCCAAATTTTATAGGACTTGAAAACTTCAAAAAGATAATTTTTACAGACACAACTTTTTGGAAGTCACTCAGAAATGCTATACTTCTTGCTCTGGCATATGTATTTGTTCAGCACCCGATAGCCCTTGCGTTTGCCATATTCATTGATAAAGTTGGAGGAAGAGCTGAAAAAGTTTTCAGAACAATATTTTTCATACCCTGTGTGATACCAGTTGTTGTAACATCACGTATGTGGGTAAGTTTGTATGACCCTCAATATGGGCTTATAAACAAGATACTTGACTTTTTACACTTGGGATTTTTGAAACAGCAGTGGTTGGGGGATACCAAAACAGCTTTAATATCAGTCATTATAATCTGTATGTGGCAGGGTTTTGGCTGGGCACTTTTGATTTACTACGCGGGTCTAAAAGGCATACCAGAAGAACTTTATGAGGCGGCAAGAATTGATGGTGCAACAGGTGTTAAGCTTTATACAAAGATTACTGTGCCACTGCTTCAGCCAGTTATCAAAGTTAATTTTACAATAGCCATTATATATGCTTTAAAACAAATGGAAACAGTTTATTTAACGACAAACGGTGGTCCCGGCGATGCAAGCCAGTTTTTGGCAAACTACCTGTATATCAGAGCATTTAACTCATACCAGTATGGATACGCAAATGCAATTTCAGTGCTATTTGTTATAGCATGTTTGGCTGTCAATGTTCTTTTCCAGAAGATATTTAAATCAGAAAATTATGAGTTTTAACAAGACATGGGAGGTTTTGACGTGGCAAGGGAAAGTAGTTTCAACAAAAAAAGCAGAGCTGTGCTTCTTGTTGTGCTGGGACTATTCTCAATTGGACAGCTGTTTCCACTTGTTTGGCTGATTGACTTTTCGCTTTGTAAAAGTGGAGATGTATATGGCGCAAATATACTCAAAATTCCCAATCCCCCACAGTTTATAAATTATTATCTTGCATGGAGAGATGGAAAAATTCCGCAATATTTTATCAATAGTGTAATTGTAAATGTGACGTCTGTTCTGCTTGTTGTTCTGTTTTCGCTGATGATGGGGTATGCATTTGTAAGGATGGAGTGGAAGTGGAGCAATAAAGTTTTAACATATGTTTTGCTGGGACTCATGATACCAATTCATGCAACACTTCTGCCAAACTTTGTTATTTTCAGACAGCTTAAGATGCTGGATTCATATTTTGCTCTGATAATTCCATACGTTGCATTTTCGCTGCCACAGGCAGTGTTCTTGATGACGGGGTTTATAGGAAGTATTCCACGAGCTTTAGAAGAGTCAGCAATTATAGATGGCTGCGGTATATTTAGAATACTGTTTCAGATTATTCTGCCTCTTTCAAAGCCTGCTATTGTAACCGTAACTGTCACTACATTTTTGAATACATGGAATGAATTTATTATGGCAGCAACATACCTGACATCCGACAAGTTCAGAACCCTACCATTTTCAGTCTACAACTTTGCAGGTCAGTATGCATCTAACTATGCAGTTCAGTTTGCTGTAATGACAATAGTAGCTCTTCCATCACTGATAGTATATATTGCCCTGAACGAACAGGTTACAAAAGGGGTTACCCTGGGTGCTGTGAAGGGGTAAAAGTTAAGCACTTGGGGCTATTTTTTTCAACAAAATTGAGACCTTTTCTAAAATTCAGTGTATTTACTCGAAAAAAGCTCTTGAAGTAGAATGAATATATATTCCAGCACTAACTCATTTAATTAGAAATCCAAAAGGAGGCAGATTAAAAATGTTCAAGAAAATTGCATGTTACATAACTGCCCAGGATCAGGGTAATCCCCTGCGGCAAGTAGACAATACAAAAGAGTGTGACAAAATAGAAAAGGAGTCTGTTATAACAATTGAGCCATCCAGTACATTTCAAGAGGTAATAGGTTTTGGTGGAGCACTTACAGAGGCTGCCGCGGTAAATATACTGTCACTTTTGCCACACCAGCAAGAAGAGATTTTAAGAAGGTACTTTGATCCAAAAGAGGGGCTTGGCTACAAACTTTGTAGAATTCACATGAACAGCTGTGATTTTTGTGTTGACAGTTATAGCTGTGATGATGTTGAAGGTGATAGCGAGTTAAAGTACTTTAACATCGAAAGAGACAAAAAGATGGTAATTCCTCTTTTAAAAAGGATAAAGGAATATTGTCCAGACCTCAAAATCCTCGTTTCGCCATGGAGTCCGCCTGCATGGATGAAAACAAATGGTGATATGTGCCATGGTGGAAAGCTAAAAGATGAGTATAAAAAAACATGGGCAAGGTTTTTCTGCAAATTCATAAAAGCATATAAAGAAGAAGGGATTGATATATGGGCTGTAACAGTTCAAAATGAGCCGATGGCAACTCAAGTGTGGGAGTCGTGCATATACACAGCTGAAGAAGAAAGAGATTTTGTGAAGGATTACTTAGGACCAACTCTTGAAGAAGAAGGGCTTTCCCATATAAAAATACTTATATGGGACCACAACAAAGACATCATATATGACAGGGTAAAAACAATTTTGAGTGACAAAGAAGCTGCTAAGTATGTGTGGGGAGTTGCATTCCACTGGTATGGAGGAGACCATTTTGACCAGCTCAAAAAAATAAAAGAAGAATTTCCTGATGTCAATTTGGTGTTTACCGAAGGTTGTCAGGAAGGTGGAGTAAAGCTTGGTTCCTGGGAGCTTGGAGAAAGGTATGCTCATGAGATAATTGGTGATTTTAACAGTTACACAATTGGATTTATGGATTGGAATATTGTTCTTGACACAATGGGTGGACCTAATCATGTAGGGAACTTTTGCGACGCTCCAATAATAGTTGATAAAGACCAGAAAAAGATTTACTATCAAAATGCATATTATTATATAGGGCATTTTTCTAAATTCATAAGGCCGGGAGCTAAAGTAGTCAAAAGTAGCTGCAGTGATGCAAGACTTGAAGTTTTGGCAGCGAAGGACCAGGACGATACTTTAGCAGTGGTTGTCTTTAATAAAAACCCAGAGGAAATAGAGTTTAGTATGGTTATTGGAGAGAAAATATTCTGTGGAAAGTCTCCAGCAAGGTCTATATTGACCATTGTTCTGGAAAAGTAAAATATAAATAAAAAGGGTGGGCGAAAAAGCCCACCTTTAATTTTGAGAGCTATAAAGAGTCCTGTACTTTGTTGGTGAAAGTCCCACCTTTTTCTTAAAGACATTTATAAAACTGTTAGGGTATATGTATCCTACTTTTAAAGCAATTTCATTTACAGAATAGTTGGTTTGCGTGAGCAATAGCTTAGCTTTTTCTATTCTCAGGTGAGTAATATAATCGCTCAGGTTTTGACCAGTTTTTTCTTTAAACAATGATGATAAATACTGAGGAGTTATATTAAACTTTTCAGCAATCAAAGATAAAGACAGGTTTGGGTCACTATACATCTCATCTATGTATGTCTTTACTTTTTCAACAAGAGTAAAACGGAAAGATAACTGATTATTCTTTACAAATTCTGCAAGTCTTATAAAATTGTCTTGAATCTTAAAAAACAAATCATCAAGCGTGAGTGTATTTGTTTTTGTTATGATTTCATTTTCAATGATTTTAAACAGCTCTGAAGAAGATTTATAGTTAATAAGCCTGCAAGCATTTTCATAGAGAATATAAAGATTGACACATAAAAGCTTTGCTTGAATTATTGGAATGTTGTCAGACACAAATATTTTAGAGTGGATATTTTTAAAGATTTCTTCCAAAGATGCTTTGTTACCGTTTAAGATACACTCAAGAATTCTATTTTCCATTTCAGGAGTGATAAATGATAAAGTTTCATCCTTCAGCTGAGATAAGGCATCACTAAATTTATAGATTTTGACGTTACCTGATATAAACTTTAAACTCAAGGCCTTTTCTGCTTCTTCAAAGCAGGTATTGATGGCAGAAATTCCTTTTTTAATTGTGCTCACACCAATGGTAAGAAGAATTGCGAAGTTGCTTTGGATAAAGTTTTTGCCATATTCCAATCTACCCACGATAGAATCTACCGTGTCGTTGTGGTCAACAATATTTAATATTATTCCCAACTTTTTTTCTCCTAAAATCACGTTGTAAACTTTGTTATTCTGGCTTGTTAGCACCTCGTTTAAGATATTGAAAATTATAAAACGGACAAAGCTATAATCTGTAATATCTTTTTGAAGCTCAAAGTTCTGACAATCATATATCTCAACAAGTATTACCATAAATAAGTCTGAATCAAATTTTATCTGATATTTTTCAAACACTTCTTTTTCGGATATAGCTGAGGGGATATTGCCTACCAACAAATGTTCTAAAAACCAGTTTTGCAAGGTAGGCAGAAATTCATTTATTTGTTTTCTCAAAAACTCTTCTTCTGCTACTAGTAAACTTGCAAGTTCTTTTAATTTTATCATTTCGCTTTTATCTTCAATGTTTTCTATACCCTCTGAATATGGATAGGAAAATTTTTGTTTTTTAAACTTGGAAACCAGAATATTTTTGATTTCATCTACAGGTCTGTAACTTTTTAAAGAAAGAAGCACAATTGTTGGTAGCCCTAAGATCAGTGAGAAGATAAAGTAAAGTAACAGATATATCTTCATATTATTTATAGGTTTAAAAAAAGACTGCGAAGATATTGCTATTATGTATTTCCACTGGTACATATCACTTTTGTAATACAAAATTATCTTATCTTTTTTAGTCTTCATCTCGGTTAGAGAATTTTCTGTGAAAGAGTTTTTAATAGTGTCTTTCAATAAAGAATCAAT
This window encodes:
- a CDS encoding carbohydrate ABC transporter permease; the encoded protein is MARESSFNKKSRAVLLVVLGLFSIGQLFPLVWLIDFSLCKSGDVYGANILKIPNPPQFINYYLAWRDGKIPQYFINSVIVNVTSVLLVVLFSLMMGYAFVRMEWKWSNKVLTYVLLGLMIPIHATLLPNFVIFRQLKMLDSYFALIIPYVAFSLPQAVFLMTGFIGSIPRALEESAIIDGCGIFRILFQIILPLSKPAIVTVTVTTFLNTWNEFIMAATYLTSDKFRTLPFSVYNFAGQYASNYAVQFAVMTIVALPSLIVYIALNEQVTKGVTLGAVKG
- a CDS encoding ABC transporter substrate-binding protein, producing the protein MSKKALKVVVSVMLIAALIVSVFGLVQGNLTASASTQKTVKIKFLSNLPDRTSNQGKLEQMLIDSYMKANPNVKIEVEALQDEPYKQKFKVYVATNQMPDIFMVWGQPSFFLPVMKAGYAAEIKLDQIKGYGFKTSSLKDFMYNGKLYGLPRNTDFMVLYYNKGLFNKYKVKVPTTFNELLNAAKVFRKNGIAPIAINGKDKWILAILYQELVVKESGDQKLIYDAISKKSVSKNQILLKAAKDLVNLVNVGGFQDAFVAADYGAANNLFAQEKAAMYYMGSWEVGMAANPNFSESFKKNVDATYFPIISGGKGKKTDILAWHGGGYAVSASSKVKNEAMKLLLYMMHPTRWAKIGWQQGLVVPGQNWEKFMTGKETVLQKKLTQIFSSATSVSGTVWQDAFTPNFKTEAETLCQMLVAKAITPEKFLAKIEELAKLEVK
- a CDS encoding sensor histidine kinase; this encodes MLLKLKNYFLRLSIKYKILILFYSIIVVTSLVLALFSYTISTNQLKEEVGNLLLRDTKRIAASIDFLQRDVNELSSFLFLDQRVQNFISPRPDFTKYSLEPLASLLASKDYISFIMLYSFQGDKYYFSNDNSTGVADFYELKSTDFFKQIIKNKGAPIWLSLNSLPFTLIAKNNYPKIAMARLLLDFNTYEPAGVLIICINIPTIEKIYMEDLKEKEACFFIADSNNRIISLESTTPQFTATFAQKLLNENILSRENEIITANSSKLLITSSYIPTSNWRLVSIVSLENAINAIRNSFVLLYIRVLILCLIFAFIISMYFSSMLTAPLQKLVSSMKKVRQGNFREQVNIDPHASDEIAILVCEYNNMVEKINQLINKVLKLEIHKKEAELKALEAQINPHFLYNTLDTIFWKAEKSHDSEISEMIYSLSRLFRLTLNRGSEFIQVKGEKELIEHYLFLQSKRYKNKLQYSIEIDPEILDHYIPKLILQPFVENAIVHGMENSTTPTFIQITGEKEGENLCFTIKDNGIGMSKMQLDRIKDLLESGKEATFGYAIKNVNERLKLYYETHFKLNIQSQPGQGTEVKLILPIDYISVES
- a CDS encoding carbohydrate ABC transporter permease — protein: MHKVLSDKRTILLLVLPGLLIYTFAILFPIILSVYLGMTDWSGIGRPNFIGLENFKKIIFTDTTFWKSLRNAILLALAYVFVQHPIALAFAIFIDKVGGRAEKVFRTIFFIPCVIPVVVTSRMWVSLYDPQYGLINKILDFLHLGFLKQQWLGDTKTALISVIIICMWQGFGWALLIYYAGLKGIPEELYEAARIDGATGVKLYTKITVPLLQPVIKVNFTIAIIYALKQMETVYLTTNGGPGDASQFLANYLYIRAFNSYQYGYANAISVLFVIACLAVNVLFQKIFKSENYEF
- a CDS encoding helix-turn-helix domain-containing protein — translated: MLKFLKNRDFLVKLLLSYFLVFVIPFVAGLYAYYNGYSISLNNLKSYSKTIMTNLPSKINDVALRPLELIEESINASPFYLTLISNHNLLASKNEIILDIRNFTQQLMLYYTSPFILEIGIYIPFENIIITPNFFESSKLYYDYIVRPIDTDYLDWLNLLNKSYNRYFMPMSFLIRGQPRSTILFLHSLPYWTFQDKKATLFILLDEEKLNDFIKSNVIYENSNIYVLNSDNTTLTQYVPDKNIDSLLKDTIKNSFTENSLTEMKTKKDKIILYYKSDMYQWKYIIAISSQSFFKPINNMKIYLLLYFIFSLILGLPTIVLLSLKSYRPVDEIKNILVSKFKKQKFSYPYSEGIENIEDKSEMIKLKELASLLVAEEEFLRKQINEFLPTLQNWFLEHLLVGNIPSAISEKEVFEKYQIKFDSDLFMVILVEIYDCQNFELQKDITDYSFVRFIIFNILNEVLTSQNNKVYNVILGEKKLGIILNIVDHNDTVDSIVGRLEYGKNFIQSNFAILLTIGVSTIKKGISAINTCFEEAEKALSLKFISGNVKIYKFSDALSQLKDETLSFITPEMENRILECILNGNKASLEEIFKNIHSKIFVSDNIPIIQAKLLCVNLYILYENACRLINYKSSSELFKIIENEIITKTNTLTLDDLFFKIQDNFIRLAEFVKNNQLSFRFTLVEKVKTYIDEMYSDPNLSLSLIAEKFNITPQYLSSLFKEKTGQNLSDYITHLRIEKAKLLLTQTNYSVNEIALKVGYIYPNSFINVFKKKVGLSPTKYRTLYSSQN
- a CDS encoding response regulator — translated: MTKLLIADDEPEVIEGISTLVDWENNGIKIVGCATNGEEALEKIRMLCPDIVLIDIKMPKLDGLQVIENAKKEGYIFESIILSGYDDFYFAQKALELRSLNYLLKPCRPKEVLDAVLKAKNVLEKEREKEALINRFIEYYNETLPILKERILNEVIFGIRSKEEIEKLFERYNIKLSSGKYCVVLAKFDIENASDTYPSSPVKQEAYTLACVNLIQEELEDFRAEVFRGRNEIVILINSDFEFDREMMDDILTKVKKIVDEKLGLKLYFGVSRWIDKIEKINSSYEQALNALELKFFADDIDILYYDDICLNKNTLLYPIDEEKAIINSLLLCQKDTIKDKVENFINSLYAINTFNKWFIKSAVLALLGSIIKVCHEKCIDLNDVVNSKVFENILKTEKKELLKASLLSFLNAVVDRIEQSENKNLIVKAAINFIEKNYNKNITLESVAKEVYVTPAYLSILFKRELKINFIDYLHKIRIQKAQELLKNQNLKTYQVANMVGFSDEKYFSQVFKKYTGLTPTQYRESLL
- a CDS encoding glycoside hydrolase family 30 protein: MFKKIACYITAQDQGNPLRQVDNTKECDKIEKESVITIEPSSTFQEVIGFGGALTEAAAVNILSLLPHQQEEILRRYFDPKEGLGYKLCRIHMNSCDFCVDSYSCDDVEGDSELKYFNIERDKKMVIPLLKRIKEYCPDLKILVSPWSPPAWMKTNGDMCHGGKLKDEYKKTWARFFCKFIKAYKEEGIDIWAVTVQNEPMATQVWESCIYTAEEERDFVKDYLGPTLEEEGLSHIKILIWDHNKDIIYDRVKTILSDKEAAKYVWGVAFHWYGGDHFDQLKKIKEEFPDVNLVFTEGCQEGGVKLGSWELGERYAHEIIGDFNSYTIGFMDWNIVLDTMGGPNHVGNFCDAPIIVDKDQKKIYYQNAYYYIGHFSKFIRPGAKVVKSSCSDARLEVLAAKDQDDTLAVVVFNKNPEEIEFSMVIGEKIFCGKSPARSILTIVLEK